The following are encoded together in the Methylorubrum sp. B1-46 genome:
- a CDS encoding thiamine phosphate synthase: MAEKDSAAPRPRLALLTPYSLGPAEAEATAAALDAACAAGDVAAVILRLAAADERSLVGLVKKLAPSAQARGAAVLVCVPGFSGDIVSVAARGGADGVHLDRADEDTLRDWRGRLRDGRILGTGGVLGSRDAAMVAGETGVDYLMFGGLFPDGVAPDAEEVRERATWWAEIFETPCIAVATAAGDVAALARAGAEFVGLESGLWRDDPEGVRAAQAQLDQV; this comes from the coding sequence ATGGCCGAGAAAGACTCGGCGGCGCCGCGGCCCCGCCTCGCCCTCCTCACCCCCTACAGCCTCGGTCCAGCCGAAGCCGAGGCGACCGCCGCGGCGCTCGACGCGGCCTGCGCCGCGGGCGACGTGGCGGCGGTGATCCTGAGGCTGGCGGCCGCCGACGAGCGCAGCCTCGTCGGCCTCGTCAAGAAACTGGCGCCGTCGGCACAGGCGCGCGGCGCGGCGGTGCTGGTCTGCGTGCCGGGATTTTCCGGCGATATCGTCTCCGTCGCCGCCCGCGGCGGAGCGGACGGCGTGCATCTCGACCGTGCGGACGAGGACACCCTGCGCGATTGGCGCGGGCGCCTGCGCGACGGGCGCATCCTCGGGACGGGCGGCGTGCTCGGCTCGCGGGATGCGGCGATGGTCGCGGGCGAGACCGGCGTCGATTACCTGATGTTCGGCGGGCTCTTCCCCGATGGGGTTGCCCCCGACGCGGAGGAGGTGCGCGAGCGCGCGACGTGGTGGGCCGAGATCTTCGAGACCCCGTGCATCGCGGTCGCGACCGCCGCCGGGGATGTTGCGGCGCTGGCGCGAGCGGGGGCGGAGTTCGTCGGGCTGGAAAGCGGCCTGTGGCGCGACGATCCCGAAGGTGTGCGGGCCGCGCAGGCGCAGCTCGATCAGGTGTGA
- the gap gene encoding type I glyceraldehyde-3-phosphate dehydrogenase, translating to MTVKVAINGFGRIGRNVLRAIVEAGRTDIEVVAINDLGPVETNAHLLRYDSVHGRFPAEVAVEGDDIVINGKRIRVTAVRNPAELPHRDLGVDIAMECTGIFTSKDKAKAHLDAGAKRVLVSAPADGADLTVVYGVNHDRLTGEHLVVSNASCTTNCLAPVAKILHETVGIERGFMTTIHSYTNDQPSLDQMHKDLYRARAAALSMIPTSTGAAKAVGLVLPELKGKLDGTAIRVPTPNVSAVDLVFTAKRETSVQEINDAIKAAAAGPLKGVLGVTDRPNVSIDFNHDPHSSTFHLDQTKVMDGTFVRILSWYDNEWGFSNRMADTAVAMAKLI from the coding sequence GTGACCGTCAAGGTTGCCATTAACGGATTCGGGCGCATCGGCCGCAACGTGCTGCGTGCCATCGTCGAGGCCGGCCGCACCGATATCGAGGTCGTCGCGATCAACGATCTCGGCCCGGTCGAGACCAACGCCCATCTGCTGCGCTACGATTCCGTGCATGGCCGGTTCCCGGCCGAGGTCGCGGTCGAGGGCGACGACATCGTCATCAACGGCAAGCGCATCCGAGTCACCGCCGTGCGCAACCCGGCCGAGCTGCCGCACCGCGATCTCGGTGTCGACATCGCGATGGAGTGCACCGGCATCTTCACCTCGAAGGACAAGGCGAAGGCCCACCTCGACGCCGGCGCCAAGCGCGTCCTCGTCTCGGCACCTGCCGACGGCGCCGACCTGACGGTGGTCTACGGCGTCAACCACGACCGGCTCACGGGCGAGCACCTCGTCGTCTCCAACGCCTCCTGCACCACGAACTGCCTCGCGCCGGTCGCCAAAATCCTCCACGAGACGGTGGGCATCGAGCGCGGCTTCATGACCACGATCCACTCCTACACCAACGACCAGCCGTCGCTGGATCAAATGCACAAGGATCTCTACCGGGCGCGCGCCGCCGCGCTGTCGATGATCCCGACCTCGACCGGTGCCGCCAAGGCCGTCGGCCTCGTCCTGCCGGAGCTGAAGGGCAAGCTCGACGGCACCGCGATCCGCGTGCCGACCCCGAACGTCTCGGCGGTCGATCTCGTCTTCACCGCCAAGCGCGAGACCTCGGTCCAGGAGATCAACGACGCGATCAAGGCGGCGGCCGCGGGCCCGCTCAAGGGCGTGCTCGGCGTGACCGACCGGCCGAACGTGTCGATCGACTTCAACCACGATCCGCACTCGTCCACCTTCCACCTCGACCAGACCAAGGTCATGGACGGCACCTTCGTGCGCATCCTGTCCTGGTACGACAACGAGTGGGGCTTCTCGAACCGCATGGCCGACACCGCCGTGGCCATGGCCAAGCTGATCTGA
- the pgk gene encoding phosphoglycerate kinase, whose product MTDFRTLDDAGPLKGKRVLLRVDLNVPMEGSRVTDATRIERVVPTIREIADAGGRVILLAHFGRPKGKPDPKDSLKPILPTLSEKLGRPVAFGEDCVGEAAAKAVAALNDGDVLLLENTRYHAGEEKNDAEFAQALAANGDLYVNEAFSAAHRAHASTEGLARLLPAYAGRLMQAELDALTKGLESPARPVIAIVGGAKVSTKIDLLENLVAKVDMLVIGGGMANTFLHAQGKDVGKSLCEKDLAETAQRILAAAKEKNCTIILPADALVAREFKANAENETVTVDAVPSDAMILDVGASSIATIDGAIDEARTLVWNGPLGAFELTPFDTGTVAVARHAAARTKAGQLVSVAGGGDTVAALNHAGVGEDFSYVSTAGGAFLEWLEGKELPGVEALRAKG is encoded by the coding sequence ATGACGGATTTCCGCACCCTCGACGATGCCGGCCCGCTTAAGGGCAAGCGCGTGCTGCTGCGCGTCGATCTCAACGTGCCGATGGAGGGCAGCCGCGTCACCGACGCGACCCGGATCGAGCGCGTGGTGCCGACGATCCGCGAGATCGCCGACGCGGGCGGACGGGTGATCCTGCTCGCGCATTTCGGCCGCCCCAAGGGCAAGCCGGACCCGAAGGATTCATTGAAGCCGATCCTGCCGACGCTGTCCGAAAAGCTCGGCCGTCCGGTGGCCTTCGGTGAGGATTGCGTCGGCGAGGCCGCCGCCAAGGCAGTCGCGGCGCTGAACGACGGCGACGTGCTGCTCCTCGAAAACACCCGCTACCACGCGGGTGAGGAGAAGAACGACGCCGAGTTCGCGCAGGCGCTGGCCGCCAACGGCGACCTCTACGTCAACGAGGCGTTCTCTGCCGCCCACCGCGCGCATGCCTCGACCGAGGGACTCGCCCGTTTGTTGCCGGCCTATGCCGGCCGCCTGATGCAGGCCGAACTCGACGCGCTCACCAAGGGCCTTGAATCCCCGGCCCGCCCGGTCATCGCCATCGTCGGCGGCGCCAAGGTCTCGACCAAGATCGACCTTCTCGAAAACCTCGTCGCCAAGGTCGACATGCTGGTGATCGGCGGCGGCATGGCCAACACCTTCCTGCACGCGCAGGGCAAGGATGTCGGCAAGTCGCTGTGCGAGAAGGATCTCGCCGAGACCGCCCAGCGCATTCTGGCCGCGGCCAAGGAGAAGAACTGCACCATCATTCTGCCGGCCGACGCGCTGGTCGCGCGCGAGTTCAAGGCCAACGCCGAGAACGAGACCGTGACGGTCGATGCCGTGCCCTCCGACGCGATGATCCTCGATGTCGGCGCCTCCTCGATCGCCACGATCGACGGCGCCATCGACGAGGCGCGCACGCTGGTCTGGAACGGCCCGCTCGGTGCCTTCGAACTGACGCCGTTCGACACCGGCACGGTGGCGGTGGCCCGGCACGCGGCGGCCCGAACCAAGGCCGGTCAGCTCGTCAGTGTGGCGGGCGGTGGCGACACGGTGGCGGCGCTCAACCATGCGGGCGTCGGCGAGGATTTCTCCTACGTCTCGACGGCCGGCGGCGCCTTCCTCGAATGGCTCGAGGGCAAGGAACTGCCCGGCGTCGAGGCGTTGCGCGCGAAGGGTTAG
- a CDS encoding cell division protein ZapA translates to MPHVNVTIAGKSYRMACGPGEEDHLAALAKSFDDRVTEMRGTFGEIGDMRLHVMASLTLADELHEARRRIADLERNAAQGAAEQARLAGGVGVAAERIDRLARALSGQSVGPSGGKGEQGRD, encoded by the coding sequence ATGCCGCACGTCAACGTCACCATCGCGGGCAAGAGCTATCGGATGGCCTGCGGCCCCGGCGAGGAGGACCATCTCGCGGCGCTCGCCAAGAGCTTCGACGACCGGGTCACCGAGATGCGCGGCACCTTCGGCGAGATCGGCGACATGCGCCTGCACGTGATGGCCTCGTTGACGCTGGCCGACGAGCTGCACGAGGCCCGCCGCCGCATCGCCGATCTGGAGCGCAACGCGGCCCAGGGCGCCGCAGAGCAGGCGCGGCTCGCGGGGGGCGTCGGCGTCGCCGCCGAGCGCATCGACCGACTCGCGCGGGCGCTGTCGGGCCAATCGGTCGGGCCCTCGGGCGGCAAGGGCGAGCAAGGACGAGATTGA
- a CDS encoding TIGR00282 family metallophosphoesterase, which yields MRILFLGDIVGRPGRHAVTERLPGLRERWRLDCVVINGENAAGGFGITESICDEILQAGADAVTLGNHSFDQREALVFIARQPRLIRPANYPPGTPGRGATVIETARGARVLVVNVMGRIYLDPLDDPFTAADRELDACPLGAAADAVIVDMHAEATSEKQAMAHFLDGRASLVVGTHTHAPTGDHRILPGGTAYLSDAGMCGDYDSILGMQKDEPVRRFLQKTPGSRLEAATGEGTLCGVAVETDDATGLAKQVWAVRLGPHLEETWPRAWD from the coding sequence ATGCGCATCCTCTTCCTCGGCGACATCGTCGGACGCCCCGGCCGCCACGCCGTCACCGAACGTCTTCCCGGTCTTCGCGAGCGCTGGCGGCTCGATTGCGTGGTCATCAACGGCGAGAACGCGGCCGGCGGTTTCGGCATCACCGAATCGATCTGCGACGAGATCCTCCAGGCCGGCGCCGACGCGGTGACGCTCGGCAACCATTCCTTCGACCAGCGCGAGGCGCTCGTCTTCATCGCCCGCCAGCCCCGGCTGATCCGGCCCGCGAACTACCCGCCCGGAACGCCGGGCCGGGGCGCGACGGTGATCGAGACGGCGCGCGGCGCCCGCGTCCTCGTCGTCAACGTCATGGGCCGGATCTATCTCGACCCCCTCGACGACCCCTTCACCGCGGCTGACCGGGAACTCGATGCGTGCCCGCTCGGGGCCGCGGCGGATGCGGTCATCGTCGACATGCACGCCGAGGCGACCAGCGAGAAGCAGGCCATGGCGCATTTCCTCGACGGCCGCGCCAGCCTTGTCGTCGGCACCCACACCCACGCGCCCACCGGCGACCACCGCATCCTGCCCGGCGGCACGGCCTATTTGTCCGACGCCGGCATGTGCGGCGACTACGACTCGATCCTCGGCATGCAGAAGGACGAGCCTGTGCGCCGCTTCCTGCAGAAGACGCCGGGCTCGCGGCTCGAAGCGGCCACCGGCGAGGGCACGCTGTGCGGGGTCGCGGTCGAGACCGACGACGCGACGGGACTGGCCAAGCAGGTCTGGGCGGTGCGGCTCGGGCCGCATCTGGAAGAGACTTGGCCGCGCGCCTGGGACTGA
- a CDS encoding MotA/TolQ/ExbB proton channel family protein has product MAARSASPDTPPVAKPGMTLVRMLVFLALAGFLAFVLYKQITPAFLANPGLNGLILGVLLIAVLLAFGQVTRLFREVRYVNAVAAGQNPKERPTLLVPLLPAIAARREGVTLTSTRAHLDTTAVRLDEGREILRYIAGILILLGLLGTFWGLIETLSAVGSVIGGMRGGGDAAVMFDELKSGLAVPLSGIGLAFSASLFGLASSLIVGFLDLQAGQAHSRFHNELEDWLFSGEEQAVATTTVAARPAPEHNPAIARELQAAVDRLSGVIAEGAGGRGATQAMTNLAEGIQGLVQHMRAEQQMIRDWVEAQAARERELKQVLDRLAREKVN; this is encoded by the coding sequence ATGGCGGCCCGTTCCGCGTCCCCCGATACGCCCCCCGTGGCCAAGCCCGGCATGACGCTGGTGCGGATGCTGGTGTTCCTGGCGCTCGCGGGCTTCCTCGCCTTCGTCCTCTACAAGCAGATCACCCCGGCCTTCCTCGCCAATCCGGGCCTGAACGGCCTGATCCTCGGCGTTCTGCTGATCGCGGTGCTGCTCGCCTTCGGGCAGGTGACACGGCTGTTTCGCGAGGTGCGCTACGTCAACGCGGTCGCCGCCGGGCAGAACCCGAAGGAGAGGCCGACCCTGCTGGTGCCCCTGCTGCCGGCCATCGCGGCTCGGCGCGAGGGCGTGACGCTGACCTCCACCCGCGCCCATCTCGACACCACCGCTGTGCGGCTCGACGAGGGCCGCGAGATCCTGCGCTACATCGCCGGCATCCTGATCCTGCTCGGCCTGCTCGGCACCTTCTGGGGCCTGATCGAGACGCTCTCGGCGGTGGGTTCGGTGATCGGCGGCATGCGCGGCGGCGGAGACGCGGCCGTCATGTTCGACGAATTGAAGAGCGGGCTCGCGGTTCCGCTCTCCGGCATCGGCCTCGCCTTCTCCGCCTCGCTGTTCGGCCTCGCCTCCTCGCTGATCGTCGGCTTCCTCGATCTGCAGGCAGGCCAAGCCCATTCGCGCTTCCACAACGAACTGGAAGACTGGCTCTTCTCCGGCGAGGAGCAGGCGGTCGCCACGACCACCGTCGCCGCCCGGCCGGCGCCGGAACACAACCCGGCCATCGCCCGCGAGCTTCAGGCCGCGGTGGATCGGCTCAGCGGCGTCATCGCCGAGGGAGCGGGGGGCCGGGGCGCGACCCAGGCCATGACCAATCTCGCCGAGGGCATCCAGGGGCTGGTGCAGCATATGCGCGCCGAGCAGCAGATGATCCGCGATTGGGTCGAGGCCCAGGCCGCCCGCGAGCGCGAGCTGAAGCAGGTGCTCGACCGGCTGGCGCGCGAGAAGGTCAATTAA
- a CDS encoding 5-formyltetrahydrofolate cyclo-ligase, with amino-acid sequence MAPHSSPERSLKASLRAEALKRRDALSPEARAAGSLAAAETIAGLPELAQAPLVGAFWPIRSEIDPRPLIERLFARGQRVALPKVTKQGLVFREWRAGEELVQGGFGLSEPRDDLPPLDPTALIVPLAAFDRAGQRIGYGAGYYDQAIERLSKNGPVLTVGIAFSVQEIERVPAEPHDRPLDHLVTETGPVPLRQG; translated from the coding sequence GTGGCTCCGCACTCTTCCCCTGAACGCTCGCTCAAGGCGAGCCTCCGCGCCGAGGCGCTCAAGCGCCGCGATGCGCTCTCGCCCGAGGCCCGTGCCGCCGGCTCGCTCGCCGCCGCCGAGACGATCGCGGGCCTTCCCGAACTCGCGCAGGCGCCGCTGGTCGGCGCCTTCTGGCCGATCCGCTCCGAGATCGACCCGCGCCCGCTGATCGAGCGCCTGTTCGCCCGCGGCCAGCGGGTGGCCCTGCCGAAGGTCACCAAGCAGGGCCTCGTCTTCCGCGAATGGCGGGCGGGCGAGGAACTGGTTCAGGGTGGCTTCGGCCTCAGCGAGCCGCGCGACGATCTTCCGCCCCTCGACCCCACCGCCCTGATCGTGCCGCTCGCTGCCTTCGACCGCGCGGGCCAGCGCATCGGCTACGGCGCGGGCTACTATGATCAGGCGATCGAGCGGCTCTCGAAGAACGGTCCGGTGCTGACGGTGGGCATCGCCTTCTCCGTCCAGGAGATCGAGCGCGTCCCGGCCGAGCCGCACGACCGTCCCCTCGACCATCTCGTCACCGAGACCGGACCCGTCCCGCTCCGGCAAGGCTGA
- a CDS encoding DUF4164 family protein, producing the protein MARADSRAAQAREQQGGSLEEALHRLDTALALLETAVARKLEAERSRGDRETEFALLEEDRVRLAAELDAAGARLARMTSTTGEVNRRLDRAIETVEDVLSGPTGR; encoded by the coding sequence ATGGCGCGAGCGGATTCAAGGGCGGCGCAGGCGCGAGAGCAGCAGGGCGGCAGCCTGGAAGAGGCGCTGCACCGACTCGACACGGCGCTCGCGCTGCTGGAGACGGCGGTGGCCCGTAAGCTCGAAGCCGAGCGCAGCCGCGGCGACCGGGAGACGGAATTCGCCCTGCTCGAAGAGGACCGGGTGCGGCTCGCCGCCGAACTCGACGCGGCGGGCGCGCGGCTCGCGCGGATGACGAGCACCACCGGCGAGGTCAACCGCCGCCTCGATCGTGCCATCGAGACCGTGGAAGACGTCCTGTCCGGCCCGACCGGGCGCTGA
- the fba gene encoding class II fructose-bisphosphate aldolase (catalyzes the reversible aldol condensation of dihydroxyacetonephosphate and glyceraldehyde 3-phosphate in the Calvin cycle, glycolysis, and/or gluconeogenesis), protein MARITLRQLLDHAAEYGYGVPAFNLNNMEQGLAIMAAADATDSPVILQASRGARAYANDVVLAKLIDGLVEIYPHIPVCMHLDHGNNEATCATAIQYGFTSVMMDGSLKADGKTPADYNYNVEITRNVTKMAHWAGVSVEGELGVLGSLESGQGEAEDGHGAEGVLSHDQLLTDPDEAVKFVAATKVDALAVAMGTSHGAYKFTRKPDGDVLAMGVIEEIHRRLPTTHLVMHGSSSVPQDLQDIINQYGGQMKPTWGVPVEEIQRGIKHGVRKINIDTDNRMAMTGQIRKVLTENPSEFDPRKYLKPAMEAMTKLCKQRFEEFNTAGQGSKIRPISVAEMAKRYANGSLDPKIDA, encoded by the coding sequence ATGGCACGCATCACCCTCCGGCAGCTCCTCGATCACGCCGCCGAGTACGGCTACGGCGTGCCCGCGTTCAACCTGAACAACATGGAGCAGGGGCTCGCCATCATGGCGGCGGCGGATGCCACCGACTCGCCAGTGATCCTGCAGGCGAGCCGGGGTGCGCGCGCCTACGCCAACGACGTGGTGCTGGCCAAGCTGATCGACGGCCTCGTCGAGATCTACCCGCACATCCCGGTGTGCATGCATCTCGACCACGGCAACAACGAAGCCACCTGCGCCACGGCGATCCAGTACGGCTTCACCTCGGTGATGATGGACGGCTCGCTCAAGGCCGACGGCAAGACCCCGGCCGACTACAATTACAACGTTGAGATCACCCGCAACGTCACCAAGATGGCCCACTGGGCCGGCGTCTCGGTCGAGGGCGAGCTGGGCGTGCTCGGCTCGCTGGAGAGCGGCCAGGGCGAGGCCGAGGACGGCCACGGCGCCGAGGGCGTCCTGTCCCATGACCAGCTCCTGACCGATCCGGACGAGGCGGTGAAGTTCGTGGCCGCCACCAAGGTCGATGCGCTGGCCGTCGCCATGGGCACCAGCCACGGCGCCTACAAGTTTACCCGCAAGCCGGACGGCGACGTGCTCGCCATGGGCGTGATCGAGGAGATCCATCGCCGCCTGCCGACGACCCACCTCGTCATGCACGGCTCGTCCTCGGTGCCGCAGGATCTTCAGGACATCATCAACCAGTATGGCGGCCAGATGAAGCCGACCTGGGGCGTGCCGGTGGAGGAGATCCAGCGCGGCATCAAGCACGGCGTGCGCAAGATCAACATCGACACCGACAACCGCATGGCGATGACCGGTCAGATCCGGAAGGTGCTGACCGAGAACCCCTCCGAGTTCGATCCGCGCAAGTACCTCAAGCCGGCCATGGAGGCGATGACCAAGCTGTGCAAGCAGCGCTTCGAGGAGTTCAACACCGCCGGCCAGGGCTCGAAGATCCGCCCGATCTCGGTGGCCGAGATGGCCAAGCGCTACGCCAACGGCTCCCTCGACCCGAAGATCGACGCCTAA